aaacaattgtttgaaaatattttaagAACTAAATAAAATCATTTATATCTAAACCAGGAATAATACGGTTCCAAGTTTCTGTTCTGATACGAGTCTGATCTTAATTCCACATTTCTGAAATTTTACTTTAGGTGCATAGGCAATTTAGAAAGATCAATTCTAATATAAGTTATCTAGAATGGCAATGCACAATAATTCTAGAATAGATAGTGTATATATGTTACTCTTGTGTCCATAAATCCATGAATTCACccttgaaaaaaaatccatgaaTTTGCTGTTGGTTCTTGTAGGATAAATCGACTGGCGATTGGCATATTCATTATGGATTCAACAGTGCTCCCAAACCAGTGGGTTACCTCCCGAAGTCCTTCCTTCCGGGATTGATATGATAGATAAACCAGTGGAGATTCATTTCGGTGGTTTGGTATTTCACCGCAAGCCAAAACCGAGTCCTCCAATGGAAAATGGTAATTTTTCCGGCTAGCGGCTCTGCTGCATCATTTAGTGGTCTCAAGCTTATTGATGTAGATGGTAACAATCATCCTGTTAACACAAATCCACCAGTCAATATAAACCTAAAGATGTGCTGTCCTATCTCCAACATAGAGTCAGAGGGCCGCTTCTCTTATGCAGGCCCTGGTTGTGATGATTAGCTAGATGAGGACGTCCCGAGATCAAAACAAGATGATGATGCTCCATCTACACATTGCAGGTGTAATCAGCCTTTCAATACCAAGTCTCTTTCTCTGTGTAAGAATGTTTTCTCTTTCTCTGTGTAAGAATGTACATCAACAGAAAGGAGTTCAACTTGTCTCTAAATCAATGCAGCTAGCTTCCGCCCTACCTTGCCGGCTCCTAATTTAATGCGTAATTAACGAGTCCGGAAATAGCTTTCAAATGTGGTCTCATGTACGTACTCCTATAGTTCAATGCGTAATTAACAGCTACAGATCGGCTCTTGCGCTGGCACAATCATATCATGGACAGTTTGGGAATTAATATGTTCTTGGACATTGATCTCTCCTAGTCCTAGTACAGGGCCCAACCCAGCTGCAAGTCGGTCTCCTGCTCCAGCATGtaacgagtccgacccccgaTCCGAGTCAGAGCCCGACTCGGTCGGCCCCCCGCCGCAGCCCGCAGGCGCACCCCTCCTCTATAAGACTACAACATGTAGACGAGCCCACGCCACGCTCTTCACACACCAAAACGGACCATCCAAGCAACGACGCCGGCCGTGCGCCCGCGACGAAGCAGATACACACATGGCGGCCTCCGGCCACGCGGTGGTCGACATCGACGCGGCGAAGCCGGCGCTCGCGCCTGTCCCCTACGTGCTCAGCTTCGCCGACCTCTCCTACAGCGTCAGGAAGGGCGGCGGCCTGGCGGGCTGCCTCCCGTCGCgcgccagcagcagccgcctgGTGGCGTCCGCGGACGCGCCCCCGTCGTCGTCGGGGTCCAGGCACACCAAGACGCTGCTCAACGGCGTCTCCGGCGAGGCGTGCGCGGGCGAGCTGCTCGCCATCATGGGCGCCAGTGGCTCCGGCAAGTCGACGCTGGTGGACGCGCTGGCGGGGCGGATCGCGCGGGAGAGCCTCCGGGGCAGCGTCACGCTCAACGGGGAGCCGCTCCAGGGGCGGCGGCTCCGCGCCATCTCCGCCTACGTCATGCAGGACGACCTGCTGTATCCGATGCTGACGGTCCGCGAGACGCTGCACTTCGCCGCCGAGTTCCGCCTCCCGCGCGCGCTGTCGCCGGAGAAGAAGCGAGCGCGCGTGGACGCGCTCATCGACCAgctcggcctcgcccgcgccgccgacaCCATCATCGGCGACGAGGGCCACCGCGGCGTGTCGGGCGGGGAGCGCCGGCGCGTGTCGATCGGGACGGACATCATCCACGACCCGATCCTGCTGTTCCTGGACGAGCCCACCTCCGGGCTGGACTCGGCGAGCGCCTTCATGGTGGTGCAGGTGCTCCGCCGCATCGCGCAGAGCGGCAGCGTGGCGATCATGACCATCCACCAGCCCAGCGCCCGCATCCTCGGCATCCTCGaccacctgctcctcctctcgCGCGGCCGCACCGTCTACGCCGGCACGCCCGCCGGCCTCAAGCCCTTCTTCGCCGAGTTCGGCGCGCCCATCCCGGACAACGAGAACCCCGCCGAGTTCGCGCTCGACACCATCCGCGAGTACGAGCGCCAgcccgacggcgccgccgcgctcgccgactTCAACGCCAAGTGGCAGAACAATGCTTCTTCCACGGACAAGGACAGCAAGCTGATGAGCACGATGCCCTTGGAGCTCGCCATCGCCGAGAGCGTGTCCCGGGGTAAGCTGGTCGCCGGGAGCGGGTCGGGGAGCCCGGTGAGCGGCACGGTGCCGACGTTCGCGAACCCGCTGTGGACAGAGGTGTGGGTGCTGATCAAGCGGTCCTTCACCAACACGGCGCGCATGCCGGAGCTCTTCGCCATGCGCCTCGGCACCATCATGGTCACGGGCTTCATCCTGGCGACCATCTTCTGGCGCCTGGACGACACGCCCAAGGGCGTGCAGGAGCGGCTGGGCTTCTTCGCCATGGCCATGTCGACTATGTTCTACGTGTGCGCCGACGCGCTGCCGGTGTTCGTGCAGGAGCGCCACATCTACCTCCGCGAGACCGCGCACAACGCCTACCGCCGCATCTCCTACGTGCTCGccaacgccgccgtcgccttcccGCCGCTCGTGCTCCTAtccctcgccttcgccgtcacCACCTTCTGGGCGgtggggctcgccggcggcgcctcgtCGTTCCTCTTCTTCGTTCTCACCATCCTAGCCTCCTTCTGGGCGGGCAGCGGCTTCGTCACCTTCCTCTCCGCCGTGGTGCCGCACGTCATGCTCGGGTACACGGTGGTCGTCGCCATCCTCGCCtacttcctcctcttctccggCTTCTTCATCACCCGAGACCGCATCCCGGGCTACTGGATCTGGTTCCACTACCTGTCCCTGGTCAAGTATCCGTACCAGGCCGTGCTCCAGAACGAGTTCGGCGGTGCGGCGCGCTGCTTCTCGCGCGGCGTCGAGTTGTTCGACGGCAGCCCAATCGGGCGGCTGCCGGAGGCCGTGAAGCTGAAGGTGCTGGAAGCTATCAGTGCCACGCTGGGTACGAACGTCACTGCCAACACCTGCGTCACCACCGGCGCCGACGTGCTCGCGCTGCAGGCCGTCACCGACATCGGGAAGTGGAAGTGCCTGCTGGTAACCGTGGCCTGCGGGTTCCTGTTCAGAGCATTGTTTTATGTTGTCTTGCTCGTCAGCAGCAAGAACAAGAGGAAGTGAACAAGAGCATGTGTATCAGTATTCAGCAATGTTGTTTAATTTCTGTTTTCTTTCTTCCAGCAGTATTTCTTAATTTCTCAAACATGTGTCCTGCTTTAACTGATGGAAGAGTTGAAGCTGTAAATGTTTATGAAGTATGTAGTCCTTCCCAGAAAATAAAGGAGTTTCTTAGAAACATGTTCGTATCAGAGTTAAAATAATCATTTGCCAATTAACATCGATGAAAAAAACGTgaatgcataagcaaataataATTACGGCTTCTGCGGTGGAAGGCGTCAAATACAACACACTAATGTAAATAAGATGCACAAATTAATCAGAAGTTTCTTTCCACAGAAAAAATAATCAGAAGTAGCAAAAGGTGGTATCAGAGATGAGAAGGGCAAGGAAGAAAGCAGCACACACAATGACCTTAAAATATTTGCCTTCGCTGAGAAGAGTACAGTTCAATGGAATTTCCCATCTTTCAGCATGACACAAACATATTTTCGTGCCACTTGAGTTATTCCTGCCTAAGGTAACTCAGTGATTCAAAAGAACCACTTTTAGTTACAACACATCTCTGCTCTTCTAAGGTAAGAACTAAGAAGGAATACTAATTCCCACTTTGATATTATTATACACTGAAACATTTGTAAATGGTCTATCACCATAAGTAACTCAAAAGGAAGGAAGAACAGAAATATTTGCAAATAAAATATCTAACCCATCTGATCATGTGGTTCTGAATGCGAAAATCGCAAACACACTTGTCCTCTGTGTCAGTATCTTTTGGGTGACAAAGAAACATGCAGACTCATTATACAGTTATTTTTCTCAAATCAATGCCCTGGGGACCTGAATCATCCATTAGGTTTCTAAGACCAACTCTCAGGTCCGGTACCCCCTCCTGCAAGATAGCGCACACTGGAAATATTGGGACACCCTGCACTCTCCTCTTCAGTTCCTCATACATTTCATCAGCTCCCTCTTCGTCTATCTTGTTTGCGACGATCAGTGATGGTCGCCTTGTCAATCCTTCTTGGTAATGCTCCAGCTCCATGACCAGATCCTGCAGTTGCTCCCATGGCGGGATGCCCTTCCTGCCGTTGAGTGTGGCAGCAAGGTCAAGCACATAGGCGAGAACTTTGGTGCGCTCTATGTGCCTCAGGAAAGCATGGCCCAGACCACGGTTCTTGTGGGCTCCTTTGATCAGACCGGGTATATCAGCCACTTTCACAGAGAAGTAGTCCTCATAGGTTAGGCTGCCAATGTTTGGCCTCAGTGTGGTGAATTCATAGTCCGCTATCTCTGGCTGTGCCCTAGAGAGAGCACTCAGCAATGTGCTCTTTCCAGCGTTAGGCAATCCAACCAGACCGACATCTGCGATGCTCTTCAGTTCCAAGACGAGGAAGGTTTCGGTTCCTGGTTTTCCGGTACTCAAGCGGGCTATCTTCTCTTGTCTGTATGCCTTGGATGGGCGCATCTCCTTCACGATAAAAGCATTCCCCAGTCCACCTTCCCCTCCTCGTGCTATGATCAACCGCTGCCCAGGTTTTGTCATTTCAGCAACAGAATATTGCACATCCTgttcctccctctcttcctcctcctcctcctcctcctcatcagtgTCGAACTCGTCTTCATCCT
This sequence is a window from Setaria italica strain Yugu1 chromosome III, Setaria_italica_v2.0, whole genome shotgun sequence. Protein-coding genes within it:
- the LOC101760496 gene encoding ABC transporter G family member 16; this translates as MAASGHAVVDIDAAKPALAPVPYVLSFADLSYSVRKGGGLAGCLPSRASSSRLVASADAPPSSSGSRHTKTLLNGVSGEACAGELLAIMGASGSGKSTLVDALAGRIARESLRGSVTLNGEPLQGRRLRAISAYVMQDDLLYPMLTVRETLHFAAEFRLPRALSPEKKRARVDALIDQLGLARAADTIIGDEGHRGVSGGERRRVSIGTDIIHDPILLFLDEPTSGLDSASAFMVVQVLRRIAQSGSVAIMTIHQPSARILGILDHLLLLSRGRTVYAGTPAGLKPFFAEFGAPIPDNENPAEFALDTIREYERQPDGAAALADFNAKWQNNASSTDKDSKLMSTMPLELAIAESVSRGKLVAGSGSGSPVSGTVPTFANPLWTEVWVLIKRSFTNTARMPELFAMRLGTIMVTGFILATIFWRLDDTPKGVQERLGFFAMAMSTMFYVCADALPVFVQERHIYLRETAHNAYRRISYVLANAAVAFPPLVLLSLAFAVTTFWAVGLAGGASSFLFFVLTILASFWAGSGFVTFLSAVVPHVMLGYTVVVAILAYFLLFSGFFITRDRIPGYWIWFHYLSLVKYPYQAVLQNEFGGAARCFSRGVELFDGSPIGRLPEAVKLKVLEAISATLGTNVTANTCVTTGADVLALQAVTDIGKWKCLLVTVACGFLFRALFYVVLLVSSKNKRK
- the LOC101760915 gene encoding probable GTP-binding protein OBGM, mitochondrial; amino-acid sequence: MWRRQQSLLRRLPQLRTVAHSPSPWPSGGLGCYYGSAPEGRKGKTAPLQARGMVDKFRMRAKGGDGGSGCVSLRRSRSDRQGRPDGGNGGKGGDVILECSRSIWDFSGLQHHMRGGRGGNGVSKNQIGTRGSDKIAQVPVGTVIHLVEGEQPSFAVNKPTRALDPWDTPGVAEHSSASSNQIENTVTKGFEGGVSHRHIALKHNTEGNETEKESSGRSEDRKYLHACSEPGFSNADCDVRTYPHQEEIDEKDQIESEDEDFWEDEDEFDTDEEEEEEEEEREEQDVQYSVAEMTKPGQRLIIARGGEGGLGNAFIVKEMRPSKAYRQEKIARLSTGKPGTETFLVLELKSIADVGLVGLPNAGKSTLLSALSRAQPEIADYEFTTLRPNIGSLTYEDYFSVKVADIPGLIKGAHKNRGLGHAFLRHIERTKVLAYVLDLAATLNGRKGIPPWEQLQDLVMELEHYQEGLTRRPSLIVANKIDEEGADEMYEELKRRVQGVPIFPVCAILQEGVPDLRVGLRNLMDDSGPQGIDLRKITV